One Bacteroidales bacterium genomic window carries:
- the lpxB gene encoding lipid-A-disaccharide synthase, whose product MKYYIIAGEASGDLHGAGLMRHLTVEDPAAEFRVWGGDLMEQQRGTLVKHYRDLAFMGFVEVISNLGTILKNIRLCKRDILAWKPDVLILIDYPGFNLRIASFAACHKIPVYYYISPQVWAWKKSRVKQIKKYVDRMFVILPFEKDFYKKYGVEVDYVGHPLLDALQRERVNFHNPADFRAMHNLDRRLIIAVLPGSRKQEIKRLLPLLLSAADAFPQYQFVVAGAPSVPAEFYEQAARGAEYKIIFGATHDLLHNAWAGLITSGTATLETALLDVPQVVCYSGNALSFEIAKRIVDIKYISLVNLIMDRPVVKELIQSELTQGNIVKELKMLLDHSQRKTMLEAYKSLREKLGNAGASSRAAKLMVESLKSPKK is encoded by the coding sequence ATGAAATACTACATCATTGCCGGTGAAGCATCAGGCGACCTCCATGGCGCCGGGCTTATGCGCCATTTGACTGTGGAAGACCCTGCCGCCGAATTCCGGGTATGGGGTGGCGATTTGATGGAACAGCAGCGGGGAACGCTGGTAAAACATTATCGTGATCTGGCTTTTATGGGCTTTGTGGAGGTGATCAGCAATCTGGGGACGATCCTGAAAAACATCCGACTTTGCAAACGCGACATCCTGGCCTGGAAACCCGATGTGTTGATACTTATCGACTATCCCGGCTTTAATCTGCGCATCGCTTCTTTTGCTGCCTGCCACAAAATACCGGTTTATTATTACATTTCGCCACAGGTATGGGCATGGAAAAAATCGCGGGTGAAGCAGATCAAAAAATATGTAGATCGCATGTTTGTGATTTTGCCTTTTGAAAAAGATTTTTATAAAAAATATGGTGTAGAGGTCGATTACGTTGGGCATCCTTTGCTGGATGCTTTGCAGCGTGAGAGGGTAAATTTTCATAATCCTGCCGATTTTCGCGCAATGCACAATCTGGATCGCCGCCTGATCATCGCTGTGTTGCCGGGCAGCCGCAAACAAGAAATCAAACGCCTGCTTCCATTGCTTTTAAGCGCCGCCGATGCCTTTCCACAATACCAATTTGTGGTTGCCGGCGCGCCTTCGGTTCCTGCTGAATTTTATGAGCAGGCTGCACGAGGGGCTGAATATAAAATTATCTTCGGCGCCACGCACGATCTGTTGCACAACGCATGGGCCGGACTGATTACCTCCGGCACCGCTACGCTCGAAACAGCTTTGCTCGACGTGCCTCAGGTGGTTTGCTACAGCGGAAACGCGCTTTCGTTTGAGATTGCAAAACGCATTGTTGACATAAAATATATTTCGTTGGTAAATCTAATTATGGATCGCCCGGTGGTGAAAGAGCTCATACAGAGTGAGCTGACTCAGGGAAATATTGTAAAAGAACTCAAAATGCTGCTCGACCATTCCCAACGCAAAACAATGCTGGAAGCCTATAAATCCCTGCGCGAGAAATTGGGCAATGCCGGCGCTTCGAGCCGCGCTGCAAAACTGATGGTGGAAAGCTTAAAAAGCCCCAAAAAATGA
- a CDS encoding tetratricopeptide repeat protein, with translation MNFKKIKSFFMLAAIMLAFSATGQDVNQAADIFNQGNQGVKDNNYQLAIDKYQEAMDMASQLGPEGEQIVAGAKSQIPSLYYKIGIADYKDKNIDKAVGEFEKAIEYATQYNDPETAAKATDIIPKLYYSQGNSFYSDEKYNEALESFGKSAELAPDYSRAYWGMALVYNKIDDTEKMKESFAKALELAEGEGDADMAKKVRANASKLLQSEGAKKLQAQDWPAALMCLNATTEFEPENAEAYYYIALANNGLKKYDEAIAAADKGLEVAASESADFKAKFYYEKGNALKAQGNNDAACDAYQNAKHGQFVQNADYEIKTVLKCN, from the coding sequence ATGAATTTTAAAAAGATCAAAAGCTTTTTCATGCTGGCCGCCATCATGTTGGCATTTTCAGCGACAGGGCAAGACGTTAATCAGGCTGCCGACATTTTTAACCAGGGCAATCAGGGTGTAAAAGACAACAATTACCAATTGGCCATCGACAAGTATCAGGAGGCCATGGACATGGCTTCGCAGCTTGGGCCGGAAGGCGAACAGATAGTTGCCGGAGCAAAATCCCAGATTCCTTCGCTCTATTACAAGATAGGAATCGCCGATTACAAAGATAAAAACATCGACAAGGCAGTTGGCGAGTTTGAAAAAGCCATCGAATATGCTACCCAATACAACGACCCCGAAACCGCTGCAAAAGCTACCGACATTATCCCAAAGCTCTATTACTCGCAGGGCAACAGCTTTTACAGCGATGAAAAATACAACGAAGCGCTCGAAAGTTTCGGCAAATCGGCTGAGCTGGCACCCGACTATTCTCGGGCTTACTGGGGAATGGCGCTGGTTTACAACAAAATTGACGACACCGAAAAAATGAAAGAATCGTTTGCTAAGGCGCTGGAATTGGCCGAAGGCGAAGGCGATGCGGATATGGCCAAAAAAGTGCGCGCTAATGCCAGCAAGCTGCTGCAGTCGGAAGGCGCTAAAAAACTACAAGCCCAGGATTGGCCGGCAGCACTGATGTGCCTGAACGCCACTACCGAATTTGAACCCGAAAATGCCGAAGCATATTATTACATTGCTCTGGCCAACAACGGACTGAAAAAATACGACGAAGCCATCGCTGCCGCTGACAAGGGGCTTGAAGTTGCTGCCAGCGAAAGCGCTGATTTTAAAGCCAAGTTTTATTACGAAAAAGGTAACGCACTAAAGGCACAAGGTAACAACGACGCCGCCTGCGATGCATACCAAAATGCCAAACACGGACAATTTGTACAAAACGCCGATTACGAGATCAAAACGGTTTTAAAGTGTAATTAA
- a CDS encoding DUF5103 domain-containing protein, with amino-acid sequence MMKKILLLITVMIVAMLTGRSQTDPDDYYQEDFVRNSSYIYKDYIRAVLMHPDGAPMSKPVVKLKSSERLVFSFDDLSADYKKYGYTIIHCDADWNVSDLVPTEYLETFQDDYIDDFAYSVNTMQPYVHYHGVIPNENISYRLSGNYLLKVYLADDPEEVIFTHRFFVVDPRVQVVARVRKPLDVSERDWRQEVVFNIQTMGLSLTDPRQEIKVTLRQNGRWDNAITDLKPRSITGTDLLYDYDGVNVFDGGNAFRYFDLKSLRYNSFRVAETDYDPMEGYQVFLHDDVVKKKNVFENVQESINGLFLIKTEDMEIDNTMADYAQVHFFLPYDYPLATGKLYLMGGLTYWQFIPEAELKYNYDRKGYEASLLLKQGFYNYQYLFLPNNATRGETELTEGNFFDSNNDYSFFVYYRPVGGRFDRLVNVTTILTFPE; translated from the coding sequence ATGATGAAAAAAATACTATTGTTAATAACGGTAATGATCGTGGCGATGCTAACAGGTCGAAGCCAAACCGACCCCGACGATTATTACCAGGAAGATTTCGTGAGAAACTCCAGCTACATCTACAAAGACTATATCCGCGCGGTGTTGATGCATCCCGACGGAGCACCCATGTCGAAGCCGGTGGTGAAGCTTAAGTCGTCGGAGCGCCTCGTTTTTTCGTTCGACGACCTCTCGGCCGATTATAAAAAGTATGGTTACACGATCATTCATTGCGACGCCGACTGGAATGTATCCGATTTGGTGCCCACTGAATATCTGGAAACTTTCCAGGATGATTATATCGATGATTTTGCTTATTCTGTCAACACCATGCAGCCCTATGTTCATTATCATGGGGTCATCCCAAATGAGAATATTTCATATCGCCTTTCGGGCAACTATCTGCTCAAGGTTTATCTGGCCGACGATCCTGAGGAGGTGATTTTTACACATCGGTTTTTTGTGGTAGACCCACGGGTGCAGGTTGTGGCGCGGGTGCGCAAACCACTCGATGTTTCGGAGCGTGACTGGCGGCAGGAGGTGGTCTTTAATATTCAAACCATGGGGCTGTCACTTACCGACCCGCGGCAGGAGATAAAAGTAACCCTGCGCCAAAACGGTCGCTGGGACAATGCCATCACCGACTTGAAACCACGCTCCATCACCGGCACAGACCTGTTGTACGATTACGACGGTGTAAATGTGTTTGATGGAGGCAATGCCTTCCGCTATTTTGATCTTAAAAGTCTGCGCTACAATTCATTCAGGGTTGCCGAAACTGATTATGATCCCATGGAGGGCTATCAGGTTTTTCTGCATGATGACGTGGTGAAAAAGAAGAATGTATTTGAGAATGTGCAGGAGAGTATCAATGGCCTTTTTTTGATAAAGACGGAGGATATGGAAATAGATAACACGATGGCTGACTATGCGCAGGTTCATTTTTTCCTGCCTTACGACTACCCTTTGGCTACCGGCAAATTGTATCTGATGGGCGGATTGACATATTGGCAATTTATACCCGAAGCCGAATTAAAATACAACTACGATCGGAAAGGCTATGAAGCATCGTTGCTGCTCAAGCAGGGATTTTATAATTATCAATATCTGTTTTTGCCCAACAACGCCACCCGTGGGGAAACCGAGCTGACAGAAGGTAACTTTTTCGACAGCAACAACGATTATTCTTTCTTCGTCTATTATCGTCCTGTTGGCGGGCGCTTCGACAGGCTGGTCAACGTCACCACCATTCTTACCTTTCCGGAATAA
- a CDS encoding acetyl-CoA hydrolase/transferase C-terminal domain-containing protein, translating into MKVVQKVEQAINAETIPPGSIIYTAGNAAAPQVLLRQIAEDTNIRDVDMLSVLLLGDIGKLFAPEVTKRICHRVIFNGHHSREAINSGGASYQLIHLSDIANQMRNFVKPNVVFLMVAGPDNGGNYSYGTTVEGCKGAVDAALAGKGTIIVERNAQMPFVLGTTIHETDIDYLIDTDYNLPTSPVKEPDERARRIAKIITELYVEDGSTLQYGIGEVPEAVTDAIIEKGVKDLGIHTELFADAMRKLVEKGIVTNKYLDFNFSIASIFLAGDKAGYDWLNYNSSVQSRPSDFTNYVPNIARMPKMLAINSAIGVDLHSNVWADSLNATRIYSGIGGQADFLRGSYLSKGGVPLIAMKSTTRTGLSKVMMKCPEGITTSAIAADPVIIVTEQGAFDPRGLNLAEHAVGIAHLAEPECREKLLKYIYESKEYHKPQQALKGKPPKGFTTYDMVK; encoded by the coding sequence ATGAAAGTTGTACAAAAAGTAGAACAGGCCATTAATGCCGAAACCATTCCTCCTGGCAGCATTATCTACACTGCCGGCAATGCCGCCGCACCGCAAGTGCTGCTGCGCCAGATTGCCGAGGACACAAACATCCGCGACGTCGATATGCTGAGTGTGCTGCTGTTGGGTGACATAGGAAAGCTTTTCGCCCCGGAAGTTACCAAGCGCATCTGCCATCGTGTAATTTTTAACGGACACCACTCACGCGAAGCCATCAACAGTGGCGGCGCCTCTTACCAGCTGATCCATCTCTCCGACATCGCCAACCAGATGCGTAATTTTGTGAAACCGAACGTGGTTTTCCTTATGGTAGCCGGCCCCGACAACGGTGGCAACTACAGCTACGGCACCACCGTGGAAGGTTGCAAAGGTGCTGTGGATGCAGCCCTCGCAGGCAAAGGCACCATCATCGTGGAGCGCAATGCGCAAATGCCTTTTGTGCTGGGAACCACTATTCACGAAACCGATATCGACTATCTCATCGACACCGACTATAATCTACCCACAAGCCCGGTAAAAGAGCCTGACGAGCGCGCACGCCGCATCGCCAAAATCATCACAGAACTTTATGTAGAAGACGGAAGCACCCTGCAATATGGCATCGGCGAAGTGCCCGAGGCCGTTACCGATGCCATCATCGAAAAGGGTGTCAAAGACCTGGGTATCCATACCGAGCTTTTTGCCGACGCCATGCGCAAACTTGTCGAAAAGGGAATCGTTACCAACAAATATCTCGACTTCAACTTTTCGATCGCCAGCATCTTTCTGGCGGGCGATAAAGCCGGCTACGACTGGTTGAACTACAACAGCTCGGTACAAAGCCGCCCCTCCGATTTCACCAACTATGTACCCAACATTGCACGCATGCCCAAAATGCTGGCCATCAACAGCGCCATTGGCGTGGATTTGCACAGCAACGTCTGGGCCGACTCACTCAACGCCACACGCATCTACAGCGGCATAGGAGGACAGGCCGACTTTCTGCGCGGGTCTTATCTCTCCAAAGGGGGAGTGCCGCTGATTGCCATGAAGTCGACAACACGCACAGGACTGTCTAAAGTTATGATGAAATGTCCGGAGGGCATCACCACCTCAGCCATTGCCGCCGACCCGGTGATAATCGTTACCGAACAGGGTGCCTTCGACCCGCGCGGCCTCAACCTGGCCGAACATGCTGTAGGCATCGCGCATCTGGCAGAACCCGAATGCCGCGAGAAATTGCTCAAATATATCTACGAAAGCAAAGAATACCACAAGCCGCAGCAAGCCCTTAAAGGCAAGCCGCCCAAAGGTTTCACGACTTATGATATGGTGAAGTAA
- a CDS encoding Zn-dependent hydrolase produces MKKFFGTLTIIVFMATLFTGCAGDSNNEAQRAGIVPLEVEFEALPGIDMQQKLDEFASFRLTANLDHLTAKEKEMLPYLFQAADIMNELYWKQAIGYREDFLNRIEGEDARAFAKIHYGPWNRLDGNAPFLTNVGAKPAGANFYPEDMTKEDFEALNDSDKASQYTLIRRNDDGKLYTLWFHEAYQPEIERTAALLRKAANLAEDEGLKKYLTLRADAMLTDDYYQSDLAWMDMKNTNIDIVIGPIENYEDGLFGYKAAYEAFVLIKDPEWSQRLQKFAAMLPELQKEVPTGEAYKKDIPGADSDLNAYDVVYYAGDCNAGSKTIAINLPNDPRVHAEKGTRKLQLKNAMRAKFDKILVPIAEMVIAPEQQKHVTFDAFFSNTMFHEVAHGMGVKNTITGKGTAREALKESYSSIEEGKADIMGLWLVQTLREKGEITDGELMDNYVTFMAGIFRSSRFGAASAHGKANMMRFAFFNEQGAFTRDDDGYYRVNPEKMRAAIDMLVDKIQVIQGDGDYEAAKAWIVKDGVVSPELQADLDRINAGGIPVDIVFEQGPSVLGI; encoded by the coding sequence ATGAAAAAGTTTTTTGGAACACTCACAATCATTGTATTTATGGCAACATTGTTTACCGGATGCGCCGGCGACAGCAACAACGAGGCACAGCGTGCCGGTATAGTGCCGCTGGAAGTAGAATTTGAAGCGCTTCCCGGCATCGACATGCAACAGAAGCTCGATGAGTTTGCTTCTTTTCGCCTGACGGCTAATCTGGATCATCTCACCGCCAAAGAAAAAGAGATGCTGCCGTATCTCTTTCAGGCTGCCGACATCATGAACGAACTCTACTGGAAACAAGCTATCGGCTACCGCGAAGATTTCCTGAACCGCATCGAGGGAGAAGATGCGCGGGCTTTCGCCAAAATTCATTACGGCCCCTGGAACCGCCTGGATGGCAATGCTCCCTTTCTGACCAACGTGGGCGCTAAGCCTGCCGGCGCCAATTTCTACCCGGAAGATATGACCAAAGAAGATTTTGAAGCTTTAAACGATAGTGACAAAGCAAGCCAGTACACGCTCATCCGCCGCAACGACGATGGCAAACTTTACACGCTCTGGTTTCACGAAGCTTATCAGCCCGAGATAGAACGTACGGCTGCTCTATTGCGCAAAGCTGCTAACCTTGCCGAAGACGAAGGGCTGAAAAAATATCTGACCCTGCGTGCCGATGCGATGCTCACCGATGACTATTACCAGAGTGACCTGGCCTGGATGGACATGAAAAATACCAATATTGACATTGTAATCGGACCCATCGAAAACTACGAAGACGGGCTTTTCGGATACAAAGCCGCCTACGAAGCTTTTGTGCTTATAAAAGACCCGGAGTGGAGCCAACGACTGCAAAAGTTCGCTGCCATGCTGCCCGAATTGCAAAAAGAAGTTCCCACCGGCGAAGCTTACAAAAAAGATATCCCCGGCGCCGACTCCGACCTGAATGCCTATGATGTAGTTTATTACGCCGGCGACTGCAATGCCGGAAGCAAAACCATCGCCATCAACCTGCCCAACGACCCCAGGGTACACGCCGAAAAAGGCACCCGCAAGCTACAACTCAAAAACGCCATGCGCGCCAAGTTTGATAAAATCCTGGTGCCTATCGCCGAAATGGTGATTGCGCCAGAACAGCAAAAACACGTAACCTTCGACGCATTCTTTTCTAATACCATGTTTCATGAAGTGGCACACGGTATGGGTGTAAAAAACACCATCACCGGAAAAGGGACAGCCCGCGAAGCGCTCAAAGAATCTTATTCGTCGATAGAAGAAGGCAAAGCCGACATCATGGGTTTGTGGCTGGTGCAGACACTTCGCGAAAAAGGCGAGATCACCGACGGCGAACTAATGGACAACTACGTAACGTTTATGGCCGGCATCTTCCGCTCCAGCCGCTTTGGCGCCGCCAGCGCTCACGGCAAAGCCAACATGATGCGTTTTGCTTTCTTTAATGAACAAGGCGCTTTTACCCGCGACGACGACGGATATTACCGTGTAAATCCTGAAAAGATGAGAGCTGCCATCGATATGCTGGTGGATAAAATACAGGTGATACAGGGCGACGGCGACTACGAAGCTGCCAAAGCCTGGATAGTAAAAGATGGCGTGGTAAGCCCTGAGCTGCAAGCCGACCTCGATCGCATCAACGCCGGAGGTATTCCTGTGGACATCGTATTTGAGCAGGGACCATCCGTGTTAGGAATTTAA
- a CDS encoding DUF6146 family protein, with product MKKIALSLLIVISLTLWMATPEASAQHHPKSAADSLMITSVDSTEYEIAIIATGFDSWLIGHAKPRWYYSNEYYRTKNNYLVSKWNRRVRETMHQEPYEYLIDYLPGIDYGLEVNYQLYWYFRYIENEYGIDLGIPATD from the coding sequence ATGAAAAAGATAGCTCTGTCACTGCTAATCGTTATTTCGCTCACTTTATGGATGGCCACTCCGGAAGCTTCAGCGCAGCATCATCCCAAATCTGCCGCCGACAGCCTTATGATTACCTCTGTCGATAGTACCGAATACGAAATCGCCATCATTGCCACCGGCTTCGATAGCTGGCTAATTGGCCACGCTAAACCCCGCTGGTATTACAGTAACGAATACTATCGCACCAAAAACAATTATCTGGTTTCTAAATGGAACCGCCGCGTGCGCGAAACCATGCATCAGGAGCCTTACGAATATTTGATAGATTACCTGCCCGGCATCGATTACGGGCTGGAAGTAAATTACCAGCTCTACTGGTATTTCCGATACATCGAAAACGAATACGGTATCGATTTGGGAATTCCTGCCACGGATTAA